A window of the Pedobacter frigiditerrae genome harbors these coding sequences:
- the uvrC gene encoding excinuclease ABC subunit UvrC, with amino-acid sequence MSAFDYKKALADIPHKPGVYQYFDTDDLLIYIGKAKDLRNRVGSYFNQDSQFNGKTRVLVSKIRRISFTIVDTEIDAWLLENSLIKKHQPRYNIMLKDDKTYPWIIIKKEQFPRIYWTRKYIKDGSTYFGPYASVGMMHTILDLIKETYTLRTCNLPLTPQNINDGKFKVCLEYQIGNCKGPCQNYQTKEDYDQNIEEIKDILNGKIGNVIRSVNQVIKTASEDLNFELAHSYQRKLGVLEKYQSKSTVVNSAITNIDVVSIASDERYAFVNYLKVMNGSIIQTQTIEIKKRLDETDEELLTIAITEFRTKFKSTSKEIVVPFPILLVDENLKLIVPKLGEKKKLLELSQKNVLFFKKEKLNQYEKLNPDLRTDRILSQMQKDLRLTQLPQHIECFDNSNFQGKYPVSAIVVFKDAKPSKKDYRHFNVKTVEGPNDFATMEEAVYRRYKRMLEEEGTLPQLIIIDGGKGQLSSAVSSLKKLGIDKKVTVIGIAKRLEELYYPGDSFPLYLDKKSETLKVIQQLRDEAHRFGITFHRKKRDQGTLKTELEIIPGIGKTTADKLLVKFKSVKRIKEAKEEELAQVLNKKQIIALHDYFKA; translated from the coding sequence ATGAGTGCTTTCGATTATAAAAAGGCATTGGCCGATATTCCGCATAAACCTGGTGTTTACCAGTATTTTGATACGGATGACTTGCTTATTTACATAGGTAAGGCTAAGGACTTGCGGAATAGAGTTGGCTCTTATTTTAATCAAGACAGTCAGTTTAATGGAAAAACGCGTGTTCTTGTTTCCAAAATCAGAAGAATAAGTTTCACTATAGTTGATACCGAGATTGATGCTTGGCTTTTAGAAAATAGCTTAATTAAAAAGCATCAGCCACGCTACAATATCATGTTAAAAGATGATAAAACATACCCATGGATTATCATTAAAAAAGAACAGTTTCCAAGAATCTATTGGACTAGAAAATATATAAAAGATGGCTCTACTTATTTTGGGCCCTACGCCTCTGTAGGAATGATGCACACCATCCTTGATTTAATCAAAGAGACTTATACCTTAAGAACCTGCAATCTGCCGTTAACACCACAAAACATAAACGATGGCAAGTTTAAGGTTTGCTTAGAATATCAAATTGGAAACTGTAAGGGTCCTTGCCAAAATTATCAAACAAAAGAAGATTACGACCAAAATATAGAGGAGATAAAAGACATACTGAATGGTAAAATTGGGAATGTAATTCGTAGTGTTAACCAAGTTATTAAAACTGCATCTGAAGATTTAAACTTTGAATTGGCTCATTCCTACCAGCGAAAGTTGGGTGTGTTAGAAAAATATCAAAGTAAATCTACCGTGGTTAATAGCGCCATTACAAATATTGATGTGGTAAGCATTGCATCAGATGAGCGATATGCTTTTGTGAATTACCTAAAAGTGATGAATGGAAGCATTATTCAAACCCAAACTATTGAAATAAAAAAACGTTTGGATGAAACTGATGAAGAACTTTTAACTATTGCCATTACTGAATTTAGAACTAAGTTTAAAAGCACGTCAAAAGAGATAGTAGTCCCATTTCCAATTTTGTTGGTTGATGAAAACTTGAAATTGATTGTTCCTAAATTGGGTGAGAAAAAGAAACTTTTAGAGCTTTCACAAAAGAATGTATTGTTCTTTAAAAAAGAGAAATTAAATCAATATGAAAAGCTAAATCCTGATTTAAGAACTGACCGAATCTTAAGTCAGATGCAAAAAGACTTAAGGTTAACTCAATTACCACAGCATATAGAATGTTTTGATAACTCTAACTTTCAAGGTAAATATCCAGTTTCTGCAATTGTAGTATTTAAGGATGCTAAACCCAGTAAAAAAGACTATCGCCATTTTAATGTTAAAACCGTTGAAGGTCCAAATGATTTTGCCACAATGGAAGAAGCTGTTTACAGGCGCTATAAACGAATGTTGGAAGAAGAGGGTACATTGCCCCAATTGATTATAATTGATGGGGGTAAAGGTCAATTATCTTCGGCAGTTAGCAGCTTAAAAAAACTAGGGATTGATAAGAAAGTAACAGTCATCGGCATTGCCAAAAGATTGGAAGAATTGTATTACCCAGGAGATAGCTTTCCTTTATATTTAGATAAGAAATCGGAGACCTTAAAAGTTATCCAGCAGTTGCGTGATGAAGCTCACCGTTTCGGGATTACATTTCACAGGAAAAAAAGAGACCAAGGCACACTTAAAACTGAATTGGAAATTATTCCAGGCATTGGAAAAACTACCGCCGACAAACTTTTAGTCAAATTTAAGTCTGTTAAAAGAATTAAGGAAGCCAAAGAAGAAGAGTTGGCTCAAGTTCTCAACAAAAAACAAATCATCGCCTTACACGATTATTTCAAGGCATAA
- the gldN gene encoding gliding motility protein GldN, with protein MKKIFFLSIFSLATVITFAQTPGNPPAGNTVVPKKKLPKKDGFIFREENVADTVVPYSVVNKEDVYFTKRVWREIDLRDRGNEIMASPKVNLIGVIYKALSNGELDLYAPADEDFQGEPISQKKDATAKTNSYSAVDSAFLGENQATKELNRADNEFFKERFIALRIKEDWILDIRRGIFEPRIVGIAPVIMQLSFPQDNNGNPLLDPVSGKPRVDTLGTPAVGWLYFDDLRHILVKTKVANNNNDNSGINFDDVFVRRLFFSNITKVSNTADERFKDYLANSKDQLLESERWKKYIADFEQGLWEY; from the coding sequence ATGAAAAAAATATTTTTTCTATCCATATTTAGTTTGGCAACAGTTATTACTTTTGCTCAAACACCTGGTAACCCACCAGCAGGTAACACGGTTGTTCCAAAGAAAAAGCTTCCAAAAAAGGATGGCTTTATCTTTAGAGAAGAAAATGTAGCTGATACTGTTGTGCCTTATTCTGTAGTTAATAAAGAAGATGTTTATTTTACTAAAAGAGTGTGGCGTGAGATTGACCTTCGCGACCGTGGTAACGAAATAATGGCATCTCCAAAAGTAAATCTAATTGGTGTAATTTATAAAGCGCTTAGTAATGGTGAGCTAGACTTATATGCACCAGCGGATGAAGATTTTCAAGGTGAGCCAATCAGTCAGAAAAAGGACGCTACAGCAAAAACAAATTCTTATTCTGCTGTTGATAGTGCATTCTTAGGTGAGAATCAAGCTACAAAAGAATTAAATAGAGCAGATAATGAATTTTTTAAGGAACGCTTTATCGCTCTGAGAATTAAAGAAGATTGGATTTTGGACATCAGAAGAGGAATTTTTGAACCACGCATTGTTGGTATTGCTCCAGTTATTATGCAATTGAGTTTCCCTCAAGATAACAATGGAAATCCACTTTTAGATCCAGTTTCTGGAAAACCTAGAGTTGATACATTGGGAACACCAGCAGTTGGTTGGCTATATTTTGATGATTTAAGGCATATTTTGGTTAAAACCAAAGTGGCTAACAATAACAATGACAACTCTGGAATTAACTTTGATGATGTGTTTGTAAGACGATTGTTCTTTAGCAATATCACTAAGGTTTCTAATACAGCTGATGAAAGATTTAAAGATTACTTAGCAAACTCAAAAGACCAGTTGTTAGAATCAGAGCGATGGAAGAAATACATCGCAGATTTTGAGCAAGGTCTCTGGGAATACTAG
- the gldM gene encoding gliding motility protein GldM, protein MAGGKETTRQKMINIMYLVLLAMLALNVSDTILNAFKNINDSLDASKTNVSSSLDQLFNSFRDTELKNKPERAQPLWDKAQKAKNYADELNKNIQRLKDEFLDKGEGINPETGDLMLRDNMDIAQQIMINQKEGEKLKAKINETRAKLIALLDPKDRGNVSFSLDATDPKKAVSGKSKWEDINFGEGTPLTAANTILTKIQADLQNAEAEVVKKIFGELNPTQMTLDRFKAVAVPSGSYVIQGQPYKAEVFLTASDSKSNPSITVGGSALAVKDGVGTYTGGTGSVGSFTWKGTIRVKQADGEVKTYDTEPITYQVAKPSATVSSKNLNVIYAGIPNPFSVSAPGFSLESIKAGISGGSMSGGAGNYIVNVPGSMVGQQVTINVSGTVDGKTLSLGSNAFRVKPIPNPVAKFAGKMGGIISGNKIGDGQVTAVLENFEFDIKVRVTRFNVVIVKPRQDPQSFACQGDSFSGAAKAALAALPYKSVVYIENIQAAMPDGRTPSLNSMVFTIN, encoded by the coding sequence ATGGCTGGAGGAAAAGAAACGACAAGGCAGAAGATGATCAATATCATGTATTTGGTATTGTTGGCTATGCTTGCCTTAAACGTTTCAGATACAATTTTGAATGCTTTTAAGAACATTAACGATAGTTTAGATGCCTCTAAAACTAATGTAAGCTCTAGCTTAGATCAGCTTTTTAACTCATTCAGAGATACTGAATTAAAGAATAAGCCTGAACGTGCTCAACCTCTTTGGGATAAGGCACAAAAAGCTAAAAACTATGCTGATGAATTGAATAAGAACATTCAACGATTAAAAGATGAGTTTTTGGACAAAGGTGAAGGGATAAACCCTGAAACTGGCGACTTAATGTTGAGAGATAATATGGATATTGCTCAGCAAATTATGATTAATCAAAAAGAAGGAGAAAAGCTAAAGGCTAAAATTAATGAAACAAGAGCAAAGTTAATTGCTTTGCTTGACCCAAAAGACAGGGGAAATGTTTCGTTCTCATTAGATGCAACAGATCCTAAAAAAGCCGTTAGCGGAAAAAGCAAATGGGAAGATATTAATTTTGGTGAGGGAACACCATTAACAGCTGCTAATACTATTTTAACTAAAATTCAAGCTGATTTGCAAAATGCTGAAGCCGAGGTTGTTAAAAAAATATTTGGTGAGCTAAATCCTACTCAAATGACTCTTGATAGATTTAAGGCGGTTGCGGTTCCATCTGGTAGTTATGTAATTCAAGGACAACCTTACAAAGCTGAAGTGTTTTTAACTGCAAGTGATTCTAAATCTAATCCAAGTATTACTGTAGGTGGAAGTGCTCTAGCTGTAAAGGATGGAGTAGGAACATATACAGGTGGTACAGGAAGTGTTGGGTCATTTACCTGGAAAGGTACAATTAGGGTTAAGCAAGCCGATGGAGAAGTTAAAACTTATGATACAGAGCCTATTACTTATCAAGTAGCTAAACCTTCTGCAACGGTGTCATCTAAAAACTTAAATGTTATTTATGCAGGTATTCCAAATCCATTTTCTGTTTCAGCTCCTGGATTTTCTTTGGAAAGCATTAAAGCTGGTATAAGTGGTGGTTCAATGTCTGGAGGTGCTGGTAATTATATAGTAAACGTTCCTGGCAGCATGGTTGGGCAACAAGTAACCATTAATGTATCAGGAACCGTAGATGGGAAAACATTGAGTTTAGGTAGCAATGCATTTAGAGTTAAGCCAATCCCTAATCCGGTAGCTAAATTTGCTGGAAAAATGGGTGGTATTATCTCAGGAAATAAAATTGGAGATGGTCAAGTTACAGCAGTATTAGAAAATTTTGAGTTTGATATTAAGGTAAGGGTAACAAGATTTAATGTAGTAATTGTAAAACCACGTCAAGATCCTCAATCTTTTGCTTGTCAAGGAGATTCCTTTAGTGGAGCAGCAAAAGCAGCTTTGGCTGCTTTACCTTACAAATCGGTTGTTTATATTGAGAACATACAAGCAGCTATGCCAGATGGGCGTACTCCATCATTAAACTCGATGGTATTTACCATAAATTAG
- the gldL gene encoding gliding motility protein GldL, with product MAAKKQPGWLHVAISWGASIVIIGALAKILHLGGPLANWFIGIGLGVEAILFFLTGFFPPEPELPWEKVYPELGDGVEPNKVVKQQQVASSGFSSTGALDKMLSDAKIGPELIESLGTGLRTFGDKVATISNVTDAAVATNEFTGKVKTASASFDDLSSAFGKATAQLVEMGESNVDSKAYHDQVNNLAKNLSALNAVYELELQDSSAHLKSMNKFYQNLALTMGNFNESMEDSKQFKEEVGKLAKNLASLNAIYGNMLTAMNQPRI from the coding sequence ATGGCGGCAAAAAAACAACCAGGCTGGTTACACGTAGCAATTTCATGGGGTGCGAGTATCGTAATTATTGGAGCTTTAGCGAAAATCCTTCACTTGGGCGGCCCACTAGCTAACTGGTTCATTGGAATTGGATTAGGAGTTGAAGCAATATTATTCTTTTTAACAGGATTTTTCCCGCCAGAACCAGAATTACCTTGGGAAAAAGTATATCCAGAATTAGGTGATGGCGTTGAGCCTAATAAAGTTGTTAAACAACAACAAGTGGCCTCTTCGGGTTTTTCATCTACTGGAGCATTGGATAAAATGCTGTCAGATGCGAAAATAGGCCCTGAATTGATAGAAAGCTTAGGTACTGGTTTGCGTACTTTTGGTGACAAAGTGGCGACAATATCTAATGTAACAGATGCTGCGGTAGCAACCAACGAATTTACAGGGAAAGTTAAAACTGCTTCTGCAAGCTTTGATGATTTAAGCTCAGCTTTTGGTAAAGCAACTGCTCAATTAGTTGAGATGGGTGAAAGTAATGTTGATTCTAAAGCTTACCACGATCAAGTAAATAATTTAGCTAAAAATCTATCTGCTTTAAATGCGGTATATGAATTAGAATTACAAGATTCTAGCGCACACTTAAAATCGATGAACAAATTCTATCAAAACCTTGCTTTAACTATGGGCAACTTTAACGAGTCTATGGAAGACTCAAAACAATTCAAGGAAGAAGTTGGCAAATTAGCTAAGAATCTAGCATCATTAAACGCAATTTATGGCAATATGTTAACTGCCATGAACCAACCTCGTATTTAA
- a CDS encoding SUMF1/EgtB/PvdO family nonheme iron enzyme: protein MRKIYLLSFFIVCGFLASCGGGTQGELVGAFNRKFKNKTIPLGMVFIPQGRTLIGTSDEDMSFYSGNQARMTSFSAFYMDQTEITNAEYRQFVNWVRDSVAVYSLGPSGAPTLFKPVPAAAAGGPAVTTSQQDINWRTVGNGNVLWGRNSAFKARLQNMYYAGNDALPGKNEIDVRKLKYAYSYLDKDLALAGENDPTKSRQDFIQTYTDNPTPGKANQHPSISVYPDTMVWKRDYSYSQNDPMVEAYFNHPSYDRYPVVGVTWDQATAFCNWRTRLYSNVAAARKLPENSRLKYRLPTDQEFEYAARGGRTKTKYPWGGPYIMNTKGCLQANFKVGRGNLSDDGGMYTVDARAYLPNDYGLYNMAGNVAEWTVTAYNKSATALLLDFNPNYTSTAKGAKVVRGGSWKDMSIFLQNSVGTYEYQDKARSYIGFRCVSDFPGNSLN, encoded by the coding sequence ATGAGAAAGATATACCTTCTAAGTTTTTTTATTGTATGTGGTTTTCTGGCTAGCTGTGGCGGTGGTACGCAAGGTGAGCTAGTTGGCGCATTTAATAGAAAGTTCAAGAATAAAACTATTCCTTTGGGTATGGTTTTTATTCCTCAAGGAAGAACATTAATAGGCACATCTGATGAGGATATGAGTTTCTATTCAGGAAATCAAGCCAGAATGACATCGTTCAGCGCTTTTTATATGGATCAAACTGAGATTACAAATGCAGAATACAGGCAGTTTGTAAATTGGGTTAGAGACTCTGTAGCTGTTTATTCGTTAGGCCCATCTGGTGCGCCAACACTTTTTAAACCTGTTCCTGCAGCCGCTGCCGGCGGACCTGCCGTGACAACATCACAGCAGGATATTAACTGGAGAACTGTTGGCAATGGGAATGTGCTTTGGGGCAGAAATAGTGCATTTAAAGCTAGACTACAAAATATGTATTATGCTGGTAATGATGCACTGCCAGGTAAAAATGAAATTGATGTTAGGAAGTTAAAATATGCTTACAGCTATTTAGATAAGGACTTGGCTTTAGCTGGAGAAAATGATCCAACAAAAAGCAGACAAGATTTTATCCAAACTTACACAGATAATCCTACTCCTGGAAAAGCAAATCAACATCCTTCAATAAGTGTTTATCCGGATACTATGGTTTGGAAGAGAGATTATTCTTATTCACAAAATGACCCTATGGTTGAGGCTTACTTTAATCACCCATCTTACGATCGTTATCCTGTAGTAGGGGTAACTTGGGATCAAGCAACAGCGTTTTGTAATTGGAGAACAAGATTGTATAGTAATGTTGCTGCTGCAAGAAAACTTCCTGAAAACAGTAGATTAAAATACAGGCTTCCAACCGATCAAGAATTTGAATATGCAGCTAGAGGAGGAAGAACTAAAACTAAATATCCTTGGGGCGGTCCTTATATCATGAATACAAAAGGATGTTTACAGGCAAACTTCAAAGTTGGTAGAGGTAACTTGTCTGACGATGGAGGTATGTATACTGTTGATGCCCGTGCTTACCTTCCAAATGACTATGGTTTATATAATATGGCTGGTAATGTTGCTGAGTGGACCGTTACTGCTTATAACAAATCGGCAACTGCTTTGTTATTAGATTTTAATCCAAATTATACAAGTACAGCAAAGGGTGCGAAAGTAGTAAGAGGTGGTTCATGGAAAGACATGAGTATATTCTTACAAAACTCTGTTGGTACTTACGAATATCAAGATAAAGCTAGGTCATACATCGGTTTCCGTTGTGTGTCTGATTTTCCTGGTAATTCTTTAAACTAA
- a CDS encoding uroporphyrinogen-III synthase, with protein MQEKNEDRLRKVKSILITLPKPETEKSPYFDLAKKYNVKIDFRSFIHVEGVPARDFRKDKINLADFTAVVFTSRNAVDHFFRICEEMRYDVPAELKYFCISESTALYLQKYIQYRKRKIFFGKQTASDLAEVLKKHAAEKFLYPCSDVATEDTMNFLQKNGYDFVKAVLFKTVVSDLSDLAEVFYDVIGFFSPSSIQSLYINFPDFKQNNTRIAAFGLNTTKAATDAGLIVDIAAPSPAAPSMIMAIENYIKKSNK; from the coding sequence ATGCAGGAAAAGAACGAAGATAGGTTACGTAAAGTAAAAAGTATACTGATCACTTTACCAAAACCCGAAACAGAGAAGTCGCCCTATTTTGATCTGGCAAAAAAATATAATGTGAAGATAGATTTTAGGTCTTTTATTCATGTTGAAGGTGTTCCTGCCAGAGATTTCAGAAAAGATAAAATCAATTTGGCTGATTTTACAGCAGTTGTTTTTACTAGCCGTAATGCTGTTGATCATTTCTTTAGAATTTGTGAAGAAATGAGATACGATGTGCCAGCTGAACTGAAATATTTTTGTATTTCTGAATCAACGGCTTTATATCTTCAAAAATATATCCAATACAGAAAACGTAAGATATTTTTCGGTAAACAAACCGCATCTGATTTAGCTGAAGTTTTGAAGAAACACGCTGCAGAAAAATTCTTGTACCCATGCTCTGATGTTGCTACAGAAGATACGATGAACTTTTTGCAAAAAAACGGATATGACTTTGTTAAGGCAGTTTTGTTTAAAACAGTTGTTAGTGATTTATCTGATTTGGCAGAGGTTTTTTATGATGTAATAGGTTTCTTTAGCCCTTCAAGTATCCAATCATTATATATTAATTTTCCAGACTTTAAGCAAAACAATACAAGGATTGCTGCTTTTGGATTGAATACAACCAAAGCCGCTACTGATGCTGGCTTAATTGTAGATATTGCAGCCCCTAGTCCTGCAGCTCCATCTATGATTATGGCGATAGAAAATTATATAAAAAAATCAAATAAGTAA
- a CDS encoding DUF4271 domain-containing protein: MYKRIMLLVFFVLGGFVLLLNAQQTPLQIDSLQQNALYTDSLDSAIVAPIDTVTPQNLRPLDSLTKVQIADSLSMGYGYETGDFKTLVEKFLQSTISKDPRQKGELLPRGEIWVLGIVAFLLVMFAVLKNAFSKQLMAIVQSFFSNRALGNLNKEDNLFNSWPFLLLFIQFGFTIGMFFYLVAQYQGLEYAKSGFQFFITVSVLIIVLYVLKIVLLRLLGFIFDIQKPVGEYVSILYLSYFNTSLLFIPLVVAFALSPLKSGQIYIAIAIILITVIFIFQFIRVGINILSNYRFSKVYLILYFCTLEICPILILIKAIGF; encoded by the coding sequence ATGTATAAAAGGATAATGTTGCTTGTTTTTTTTGTTTTAGGAGGATTTGTATTGCTCCTTAATGCACAACAAACTCCTTTACAAATCGATTCATTACAACAAAATGCGCTTTATACCGATAGTCTAGATTCTGCAATAGTTGCTCCGATAGATACCGTTACGCCACAAAATTTACGACCATTAGACTCGCTAACTAAAGTGCAAATTGCAGATAGCCTAAGCATGGGTTATGGATATGAAACTGGTGATTTTAAAACTTTAGTAGAAAAATTTCTTCAAAGCACCATTAGTAAAGACCCTCGCCAAAAAGGAGAATTGTTGCCAAGAGGCGAAATATGGGTATTAGGTATCGTAGCTTTCTTATTGGTAATGTTTGCAGTTTTAAAAAATGCATTTTCAAAACAGCTCATGGCCATTGTGCAGTCTTTTTTTAGCAATAGAGCATTAGGTAACTTAAATAAAGAAGATAATCTCTTTAATTCCTGGCCATTTTTACTTCTTTTTATACAGTTTGGCTTTACTATCGGGATGTTTTTTTACTTGGTAGCTCAATATCAAGGCTTGGAATATGCTAAGAGTGGATTTCAGTTTTTTATTACGGTTTCTGTTCTTATCATAGTTTTATATGTGTTAAAAATTGTCTTGTTAAGATTGTTAGGGTTTATTTTTGATATCCAAAAGCCAGTTGGAGAATATGTATCTATATTATATTTAAGTTACTTTAATACGTCTTTATTGTTTATTCCGCTAGTTGTCGCTTTTGCCTTATCCCCATTAAAAAGTGGGCAGATATACATCGCAATTGCGATTATTTTAATCACAGTTATATTCATTTTTCAGTTTATTAGGGTGGGGATAAATATTTTATCTAATTATAGGTTTTCAAAAGTGTATTTAATTTTGTACTTTTGCACCCTCGAAATTTGCCCTATATTAATATTAATCAAGGCAATAGGATTTTAA
- the hemW gene encoding radical SAM family heme chaperone HemW — MAGIYIHIPFCKKACTYCDFHFTTSLKYVDEMTDAICTEIRLKKDRLNGQQVGSIYFGGGTPSVLTSASLAKIFNTLIDCFSISTDAEITIEANPDDLDIRKISELRQLPINRFSIGIQSFFNEDLVWMNRAHNADEAETCIKRSQDAGFENLSIDLIYGYPLLTDEKWLANINQAIELQTPHISAYSLTVEVKTALANAIQKGKQTGLNDEQSASQFLILTEKLAKANFEHYEISNYSLTGRYAVHNTNYWKGIPYLGIGPSAHGFDGFNRYINIANNAKYLNQLADKKLAETVEELTETDRFNEYIMTSLRTMWGTDLNKIAADFGKQFSAQVQKDIKPFLAKGHLALADNIIKLTDAGKLFADGIAAELFAENID, encoded by the coding sequence ATGGCCGGTATTTATATCCACATCCCTTTCTGCAAAAAAGCATGTACTTATTGCGATTTTCATTTTACTACTTCACTTAAATATGTGGACGAAATGACTGATGCCATTTGCACGGAAATAAGGCTAAAAAAAGATAGGCTAAACGGTCAACAAGTAGGAAGTATTTATTTTGGTGGTGGCACGCCATCTGTTTTAACTTCGGCTTCTTTAGCAAAAATTTTTAATACACTTATCGATTGTTTCTCTATATCAACCGATGCTGAAATTACGATTGAAGCTAATCCAGATGACTTAGATATAAGAAAGATTAGTGAATTGCGCCAATTACCTATCAACAGATTTAGCATTGGTATTCAATCTTTTTTTAATGAGGATTTGGTCTGGATGAACCGAGCACATAATGCCGATGAAGCAGAAACTTGCATAAAAAGAAGTCAGGATGCAGGTTTTGAAAATTTAAGCATCGATTTAATCTATGGCTATCCTTTACTAACTGATGAAAAATGGCTTGCAAATATAAACCAGGCAATAGAATTACAAACGCCACATATTTCTGCTTATTCACTAACTGTCGAAGTTAAAACTGCTTTGGCAAATGCCATTCAAAAAGGGAAACAAACGGGCTTAAATGACGAGCAAAGTGCATCTCAGTTTTTAATACTAACTGAAAAGCTGGCTAAGGCAAATTTTGAGCACTATGAAATCTCTAACTACAGCTTAACAGGACGATATGCCGTTCATAATACAAATTATTGGAAAGGCATTCCTTATTTAGGTATCGGTCCATCAGCACATGGATTTGATGGTTTTAACAGATACATAAACATAGCAAACAATGCAAAATACTTAAATCAACTAGCTGATAAAAAGCTAGCAGAAACCGTTGAAGAATTGACTGAAACGGATAGATTTAATGAATACATTATGACTTCTCTTCGCACCATGTGGGGAACAGATTTGAATAAAATAGCTGCTGATTTTGGCAAACAATTTTCAGCCCAAGTTCAAAAAGACATTAAACCATTTCTGGCTAAAGGTCATTTAGCTTTGGCTGATAACATCATAAAATTAACAGATGCTGGAAAATTATTTGCAGATGGTATTGCTGCTGAACTTTTCGCAGAAAACATAGATTAA
- a CDS encoding SDR family oxidoreductase, with product MKDKIVWITGASSGIGEALVYAYNAAGARLIISSRNQDELSRVKSNCNNNFEVHILPLDLKDSDSLSSKAEDAIRIFGRIDILINSGGISQRSLALETDLKTEQRFLDINFWGTVILSKAVLPQMLAQNSGSIVCVSSLVGKFGTRYRSAYAASKHALHGYFDSLRIELDNSNIHIMLACPGFIRTNVTINALTADGSTQGTMDDAQENGMSPAVCAKQMIKAINAKKEEVYIGGKETKGVLLKRFFPKLFSKIIRKAKVT from the coding sequence ATGAAAGATAAAATTGTTTGGATTACTGGTGCATCATCAGGAATTGGCGAAGCCTTGGTTTATGCATATAACGCTGCAGGTGCAAGGCTGATTATATCTTCACGTAATCAGGATGAACTTTCTAGAGTAAAATCTAACTGTAATAATAATTTTGAAGTCCATATATTACCATTAGACTTAAAAGATAGCGATTCTCTATCCAGCAAAGCTGAAGATGCAATTCGCATTTTTGGAAGAATAGATATCTTAATTAATAGCGGTGGGATTAGCCAAAGAAGTTTAGCGCTCGAGACAGATTTAAAGACGGAACAACGCTTTCTCGATATAAATTTTTGGGGAACAGTCATTTTAAGTAAAGCAGTTTTACCTCAAATGTTAGCCCAAAATAGTGGAAGCATCGTTTGTGTAAGCAGTTTAGTTGGCAAGTTCGGCACTAGATATCGCTCTGCATACGCTGCTTCCAAACACGCCTTACATGGTTATTTTGACTCACTTCGCATCGAGCTTGATAATTCAAACATTCATATCATGCTAGCCTGTCCTGGTTTCATTAGAACAAATGTTACTATCAATGCTTTAACAGCTGACGGCTCAACGCAAGGTACAATGGATGATGCCCAAGAAAATGGAATGTCTCCAGCTGTATGTGCCAAGCAAATGATAAAAGCCATCAATGCTAAAAAGGAAGAAGTTTATATCGGTGGCAAAGAGACAAAAGGGGTTTTACTTAAAAGGTTCTTTCCTAAATTATTTTCTAAAATTATCCGAAAAGCAAAAGTGACCTAA
- a CDS encoding fasciclin domain-containing protein, translated as MKRIFLSLFVIAAMAFSSEVYAQKNPMVGGAAMYANKDIVDNAVNSKDHTTLVAAVKAAGLVETLKSAGPFTVFAPTNAAFDKLPAGTVDMLVKPENKATLTTILTYHVVAGKMGSKEIAAAIKAGGGKAELTTVQGGKLWAWMEGKALMLKDEKGGMSKVTIADVFQSNGVIHVVDTVLMPK; from the coding sequence ATGAAAAGAATATTCCTATCCCTATTTGTCATAGCAGCTATGGCATTTTCAAGCGAAGTTTACGCACAAAAAAATCCTATGGTTGGTGGTGCAGCAATGTATGCCAATAAAGATATTGTAGACAATGCGGTAAACTCTAAAGACCACACTACATTAGTTGCGGCAGTAAAAGCAGCTGGACTTGTAGAAACATTAAAAAGTGCAGGACCATTTACTGTTTTTGCACCAACCAACGCAGCATTTGATAAATTGCCTGCAGGAACTGTAGATATGTTAGTGAAACCTGAAAACAAAGCTACTTTAACTACTATTTTAACTTACCACGTTGTTGCTGGTAAAATGGGAAGCAAAGAAATTGCTGCAGCAATTAAGGCTGGTGGCGGTAAAGCAGAATTAACAACTGTACAAGGCGGAAAATTATGGGCTTGGATGGAAGGCAAAGCTTTAATGCTTAAAGATGAAAAAGGCGGCATGAGTAAAGTAACTATTGCAGACGTTTTTCAAAGTAATGGCGTTATTCACGTTGTTGATACTGTTTTAATGCCAAAATAA